AGTTTGATATAGTATTTGACTTATTTAATTTTCCTGCTGTTCCACTGGAGTATATCAAATTTCTAGGAACAGAAGTAGCATCTGAACGATCTCTAATAGTACAATTTTGAATGCCATTAAAACTGTTTCCCAAAGAAGTTAAAGCAGTTGATGTACTGAATAAAATTACCCCACTTGTAGATGTGGTGTTCCCCGATTCTATAAGAATATTTTTTAATGTATCGTAAGTTGCTTCATTTATAAAAGTAAATACAGGATTAGAACTATTGGTATTTCTGAATAACAAATATTTTCCGCTTCCATTGTAACTACCATCAAACGTAACTTTGTCAGCTCCGTCTAACCGTATCATTCCATTTGAAACATTTCCTGAAATTGTTTTTGTAGTTCCATCAACTGGTTTAATAGTAATCGTATATCCACTTCCATTAATTTCTGCCCATGGTGTTAATGCAACTGCTCCATTTTCTGCCAGATCAGAGGTAATTAAAAGTGTAACATTTCCTTTTAACCCTCTGGAAGCAACCGTTTTAAAGAATCCAAAATTGGTATTTTCTGTAAGTGATAAAAATGGTTGTCCGCTTCCGCAATAGTATGTACCCGATAAAAATCCAGGGGCAGCGCTACAAAAATATCCTAAAGAAGTAACTGATGATGAGGTTAATGAATTCCCTGTTTGTGAAGCATGTATCGTTCCGTCATAAAACCCATCGATTGTATTAGATTTAGCAATAATCATATTGGTCGTTGGGTTCGATTCATAAATAATTACGATACTATTATTCAATGTCCCGGAAATAACCTGAGCATGCCAGTATCTGTTTGTATTTAATTCATAACCTGCAGGATTTATAATACTTCCTCCGCAATTATTGTCAAAAACCTCAGCTCTGATTAAAACAGTTCCACTGGTTGAAGGATTTTTTAGTTCCAGATAGGTATAGGTTGATTTGCCAATAGGAAACTTGTAAGTATTTGTAACAGTTGTGATTTTTCTTTCAAAAGGTCCGTTGATATAACTTGTAGCTGAACCTCCGGATAAATCAGAAGCTGTGGTTGAAAGCATTGTTAATATATTGGTTGAAGTGGTATTAATAATACCATTTGTTAACGTAAGCTTTAAGCAGGAGAATGGTGAATTAAGAGTTAAACCATTTGCATTGTTTATAGTAAATAATAAATTATTCGTTGCAGATAAACTACCGGAACCAGAAATGATCTGAGGTATTAATCCAACCATGCTGATTGCAGAACTTGCAGTGGAAACATCTATCATGCCATTATTGGTAATATTTCCATTAATATTAAATGAAATACCATTTAATTTCCAAGTTCCGGCAATTAAATTCATATTATTTATTATAATTGGATTTGAGCCAGAAGATCGAGTAAATTTGACAAATCTATTTGTTCCTGCTGGGTTATTAATTTCAATGTTACCTAAAGGAAAGCCATAAGAAGTAGGAATGGTAATAATAAATCCATTAGTAGAACCATTTGAACTACTTAAACCATCTCCTAATCGAATTGTTCCACCTGTCATTATTTTATTTTGCTCACCTGAAGATGGTATATAAAAATCTGAAGAAGTAGTAAAATTTTTTGGATCAACAAATGTGATATAACCTCCCGTAAATATAGCATAAGAAGTTGTATTAAAATTTAAAACATTGCCAGAAGCAAGGTTATTTCCAGCTTGTGGATCTAAACGAAAATCACCGTCTGTTATAGTAAGATGCGCATTAGCAGAAAAATCGGCTCGTCCATAAAACAACAAGGTTCCGCTTGCACCATCAATCTGTAACACTCCATTGTCATTGACAGAAAGTACATTGTTCCCACTGCCATAAGCAAACATACCGGCAGTTATTCTTAATAAACCATCAATTGTTGCATTACCTGCTCCTGTAGTAGTTCCTGCTCCCACACATTGAATAACAGCATTTGGATGATTGAGCCAGATTCCATTTGTTAAACTACAAATGGTTTGGGTTCCAAAATATGGAGAAATTGTAGATGCACTGGAAAGTTTGAAAGTGCCATTTATTATGTTTAACCTTCTATCTGAAGCAGTAGGAGTATCTATCGTTATGACTCTTTGAAAATCGATAACTTTTTCATTAGTGGTTCCCTTATTTACTGTAATTGAATAAAAATCGCAGTTAGGACCTGAGCCTGTTACAGTCCCATCTACAGAGCCTCTAAATTCAACATCGGCAAAAGCATTACCTCCACAATTCATATCAAAATTTCCGTCAACCTTTAGATTTCCTTGCGAATAATATCGTTGTCCAATTATTAATTTGCGAGTTCCACCTGAAGCACTAGTGTTCACATCGAACGTAGCACCAGACTTAACCCATATATCCCCATCACACGATAAGGTAGCATTAGTACTTCCCCCTATAAACTGAAGGTGTCCTGAATTCCCTTCACCAACTGTTAAGTTATTACAAACAGCTGTAGTTATATCAATAGTAACAGTTGCATTATCCCTTATGATTACATCATCGTTTGGCCCAGGAAGCACACCTTCTTCCCATGTTGAAGTTTGACTCCAAAGACCACCGGTACTGGTAGAATGAATAATTCCTGCAGGGAGTGTGGAACATACACCTTCTAAAGCATCGCTTTGTGCTCCTTCGTTTACCGCATAAACTTTCCAAAAATAAGTTCTATCAGGTAAACCGTTGATTGGACCAGAAGTAGTAGAATTTGCAGGTACAATTGAAACAAGTTCATAAGTTAACCCTCCATCATCACTTCTATATATATGATAATGAGTTTCATTTGTAGCGTTATCAGTCCAATTTAGTGTTACACTGGTTTGACTAATACCTGTAAAATATAACCCAGTTGGAGCTGCCGGTGCTACTGGTGGAACAAAACGATATACTCTTCTAGCTCCGTCTGTTGTAGAAGATAATCCGGCAACTTCTCCAGTAGTCGTTATTTTACTTTGACAAATTAAATAAACTGGAAGTGTGGTTCCATATGAATTATCAGAAAATGAAGTTGTTTTATAAAAAACGCCATTATTTGCATTGGAATTTCCGAAACCTATAGCTCCCAAATCACTATTATCCCTTCTTCTTTGCATATTCATATATCCATAAACATATTCAAAAATACCAGTTGTTTCATATAAACGTATTTGAAAAGTTAATTGTCCCAATACAGGCATAGTTGAAGGAAATGTTCCGTAACAATTGAGCCATTCAATAATACAAATTCTGTTAGGTGCCGTACCAATAACTTTATAATGAACTTTACCATTAGAACCTGTAGCCATATCGCAAGAAAATGGTACTAAACGTGGTTCATTTATATTTATTTCAGGTGTTCTGTTTATGGCAGATAGCGATGTGCCCAGACGTAATACGCCATCTTCTGTTACAACAAATTGATCGTAAGGTTGCGACATGAAATAAAAGGTAAAACCAATAGGATTTGTATTTGAAAATATACCTGTATTTAACCCGTCTGTGTTGGGAGCTATTAGTTGCGTTGTTTCGATTGACATATCCGTTAAAGAGCCGTTTGATAAAGACGAAAAACTATAATTACTACTATTTTGTGCTTTTATTGTAGAAAAATAAAAAAGCACTAAACCAGTAATTATAAAAATAAGTTTCATATATAACGTATTTTTATTTATCATTTTTACGTAATAATTTGTTAATGGTTTAAAAAGTTACCTATTTCACTATAAATAACAACTAAATAGTTTTAATCAAAATTGTTTTTTAACGAATAATACTAACTGCACCAACTTCTTCATGCGATTTATCAAAACTATCTCTAAACACTGCTCTCCATGTATAAGTACCGATTGGAACAATTTCGTGGTTTTTAGCACGACCATCCCATTTTTCACTACGTTCATATATCTTGCTATATTGTTTGGTGCTCCATATTATTTCGCCCCAACGATCATATACTTCAAGATAAAAACCATCTTCTTTTATACCATGAGCAACTATATAAAAAAAGTCGTTATTACGGTCACCATCTGGACTAAAAGCTGTTGGTGCATAAAACGTATATTGCTCTAAAATCTTAATAATCGCTTTTGTTGTATCGGTACAACCTTTGTTGCTAATGGACACCAATTGTGTTTCGTAATTACCTTTGCCAGGATAACGATGTTCTGGATTGACTACACTCGACGAATCACCATCGCCAAACATCCATTGATACCACGATGCACCGGTTGACATATTGGTAAAATTAAAAACAGGTTTAATTTCGGTTACTACCTCTGGGCTCCACACATAAGCAGCATTAGGCTTTGGCCATACCGTTATCATATCATTATATACCACCATTGTTTTACATCCATGATTTGAAGTTACAGTAATAGTTACATCAAAGGTTCCTGGTGTGTTATATGTATGAATAGGATTTTTCGACAACGACAAATTTGATTGGTCGCCAAAATTCCAAAGATAGGTTTGACCACTGTCTGGATTTACTTCAATAAAATGAACCATTAAAGGAACACAACCTTGCAATGTGTCGGCTAAAATACTGGCCGGAGGTAACGGCCATACATGAATAAACACATTCGAAGTATCCCACGAACCGCAAGCATCTTCTATGCGTACACTGTACCATCCACTTTGATTTGGATATACGTAAATAGGAGGAGTTACAATATCTCCGTCTTGGTTGTAAATAATATACGGAGGTCCTACACCACCCCAAATAACCGGAGTGAGCATTACTGGATCGCCTGGACATACATGGTCGGTATTGACTAATAAATTAACATGCAGCGGATGAGCTACATATACTGTTGTGCTTAATAAATTGCTGCTGCAACTATTTGCATCTACTACCGAAGCAGTATAGGTTGTCGTTACTTCTGGATAAACGGCAATGGAAGGGTTGGACGATTGACCGTTCCAGAAATATTGATACGATGGCGTACCACCGGTAGCAGTAATACTTAAGTATGCGGGTTGACCTATACAAATGTATTGTGTCGGAGTAACAGAAGCAACAAGCTGGGTAGGTTGATTTACAGTAATACCATCGGTCTTGGTACATCCGCTGGCATCGGTAACCGTAACAGTATAAATGCCGGACGGTATATTTAATAAATCTTCGGTTGGAGCACCGTTGTTCCATTGATAACTATAAGGTAAACGACCACCTGTTACGGTTAAATCTACTGTTCCGTTAGCATCGCTATGGCATAATATATCGGTTTTAGTAAGCGAAGTGCTCAATGGTGTTGGATTGTAAATTTGAACTATAGTTGGTGGTGATGCACATCCATTTGTCGATACAATTAAGCTAATGTTATGAATACCATTGCTGTTCCAGTTTACAATATGTGGTCCGACTCCAGTTCCGGGTATGGCATTCCCACCATCCCACGACCACGTGTAAACGGAATTTCCTTCGGCAAAACCGGTGAAAGTTATCATGGAATTGTTGCCGGCACAAGGAATGGTATCGGCTGTAAATTCACTCGTTGGATATCGTGTTAAGTTAATTAAAACAGTATCGGCATCTATGCAACCCTGATTGTTTTCAGTCCAAATAAGGATATATTGACCGGTTTGGTTAACGGTTAAAGTAGCATTGGGATTATTAACAGGATTAATGATTACATTTTGTGGCGATGACCATATTCCTTGTCCAATAGATGGGGTTGCCGATAAGTTATATGTCAAACCGCATTGAATAACATCTGCACCAGCATTAGCATTTGGTATTGGAATCACAGTAACTTGATATGTAGCAGTATTTGTACAACCATTAGCATCGGTACCAGTAACCTGATAAGTAGTTGTTGCTAATGGCGAAACATTAACACTTGCTAAGTTATTTCCTATATCCCAAACATAACTTGTAGCTCCACCGGCTGTGAGCATTGTACTTTGTCCCTGGCATATACTATTGTTTCCTGAAATAGAAATGGTGGGAGGAGTATAAACAACTACGGAAACAGTAGCAGTAGCAGTACATCCTGTAGCATCCGTTCCGGTAACATGGTAAGCGGTAGTATTTGCAGGACTTACCATTTGCGGATTGCCATTTCCTAATCCATTATCCCATGCATAAGTAACAGCTCCGTTGGCTGTAAGAGTAGAACTTGCTCCCGGACATATAGAACCGGGCGATGCTGAAGCGGTAATGGTAAACTGAGGAGGTTGAGTAATGGTAACAGATGCGGTTATCGAACAGTTATTAGCGTCTTTAATGGTTACAGTATAAGAATTTGCAGCTAAATTAGTAGCAGTAGAACTCGTTTGTGCATTACTCCATTGGTATGTATAAGTTCCAGTACCACCGCTAACATTAACCGTTGCAGAACCATCATTAAAACCATAACAAGAAACATTTGTCTGATTTGTAGATAACTGCATTTGGGGTGGTTGAGTAATGGTAACAGAAGCTGTATTATTACATCCACCAGGTTCAGTTACCGAAACAGTATAAGTGCCTGGTGGTAAATTATTTGCTGTAGCTGTAGTTTGAGGTGGTGTCGTACTCCACGTATAGCTATAGCTACCGCTTCCTGAGGCAGTTACAGTAGCTGAGCCATTTTGACCATAACATAAAGGATTTGTGGAGGAAACACTGATACTAAGACCAGAAACAGTAACATGGTGAGATATTGAATTTTGACAACCACCTGCAGTAATAGTTAAGGTAACATTATAATCTCCGGCCGTTGTGTAAGTATGTATCGGATTTTGCAAAGTAGAACTTTGTCCATCTCCGAAATCCCATGACCATCCCGAAATTGTAGTTCCGGTTACAGAAGATAAATCTGAAAAATTAACCGTAAGACAGTTGGTAGTTGTATTAAATTCCGGATTAAGTTGTACTACTTCTATTGGAAAAAGATAATAAAAACCACAAAGACCAATTGAAGTTGGTGATTGAATATAAACACTAACATTTGAGCCATCGTAGTTTTGTGGATTAATTGTAATAGATGGAGTTGTTTCACCGGTTGACCACTGAAAATTCATACCAGGGTCAATATCAGGAACTGTAAGAGTAGCAGAAGTAACATTATTGCAATAAACATTTGGTGTAGATGTAAATGAAGAAGGACAAATAAAATCAATGTATCCGTAACCAAAATGACCTCCTTGAGCACAATCAGCACTTGTAACTATAAGAGTAATAGTTTGGCCTATATATGGACCTAAATTTAAACCAACGGTTGTCCATGATTTACATTTAACACTTGAATTTGAAGGGCTATCAAAAAAACCAGGTATTGAACCACCTGATACATATTGTTGATAACTACAAGGAATAATTTGTCCATTACCATCATAAATTTTTAATTCAAAATATGGTTGTTCTACCCAAGTATGACCAGGATCTTCAAGAATTACGGCATATTTATATATGAAATTTGTATCTTGTGGATTGACAAAAAAAGTATATATTAATTGTTCGGCTTCATAGTTATAATCATTATTGCCAAGTTTAACCGAAAATGATCCACCATTTGGAGCTAACATTGGAAAGTTACCGTATGGATCATTGCCACTTGCAGCGTTTGTTATGACGTGGCGATTTGCAACAGGTGCAGTTCCAGCCCATGCCGTTTCTGGAGAAGGTGAAGCATCACCGGCTGGATAATTATAATTTGTAGCTGTTTGACATGTCCAATTTGAAAAATTACCATTTTCAAAATCTAGATTGGAACACCCACTTGCTTTAGTACCTTTTAAATAGATATTTTCAGTAACTTTGTTACGGCTTCGCTGTATATATTCTTTCAGCCATTTATCTGCTAATGTATCATTTCTATATCGTTGAATAATAATAGCTTCACCTGCATTATCATCTCGTAGAAATGTCTGAACTACTTTAATTGTTGTATCGTTTACAGATTTTACTTTATGATTATGTGTACATTTTTTCTGATTATGATGATCATGTTGTGCAAATAACAAACTGTTAATCAACATAAAAAATAAAAATAATATTGTTTTCATAACTTTTTTCTTTATTGATGTAATAAAAATTTTTTGGTTGCCTAAATTTAGATGTTTATTTTTAAAATTTAAACAAAATTCGTAAATTCTTTGTGGTCATAAAAACTTAGATTATTTTTTGTTAATAATCCAATTAATTCAAATCATATCCTAAACAAACATGAAACATTATTGGTTGTTTAATATTTTAAATAATGTTACAATTATACTTATTACAAAAATAATGACTATAACAGCACCTATTAATGCAAAACCAGCCCATAAAGGACAAGTAACCCACCACCAACTCCAATCAATTGTATTTGTTAATTTTAACACTAAAAATATAAAGAATAGTAACATTGAGGTACTAATTCCACTTTTTGTTGCACCGTTTTTACTCATTTTTTATCCTTACGATTAAATTTTGAAAAAAAATTAATTAATTTTTATATAACATTTTTCCTAATAAGTTTTAATAATTAAAATACTTTATGAGGTATAATTTCTATTAAATATAAATAACTAGATGCAAACCCTTTAATTTTGTAATTTTTTTTATTAAAATTAGTTTCAAAAAAACCATATTTCGTAATTACAATAAAAATATTTTTTTTTAATCCTGACAAAAAAAATCAATACAAAAATAATATTAGCTATAACGGTTATTTCTTAAATTGAAATATAAAACTTAAAGATAATAAAGTTTATTTGTTGTTATGTATAGGTTTGGTTAATTAAGGTTTAATCGAAGAAGTGAACAAAAATTTTTAAAGAAAAATAAGGACAGGAATTTTAATTTTTTATATTTATATATAAAGAAAAAACAAATATAAGATTTGAAACAATTTATTAAAACTACAATACGGGAATTTTTAACTGAAAGTCAATTGAATAATAATGATAAATTAATCTATGATTTAGTTTCTGATTGGGTCATTTCTTCTTTAGATGATGTGGAAAAGAGACAAATAATAGGAGAGAAACTATCACATTAAAAAGTTAGTTAGACTTAAATATAAAATTAAAGACGAATAGATAAAATTTAAAAAATGATATTAAAAAAAGTTACATTTACAGGTGTTGATGATTGGACAAATACAAATCATATGGTAGATATTTGGAAAAAGAATAAATGGGTTGAGTGGGGTTACCTATATTCTAAAAATCTTAATGGTGTGGAAAAAAGATATCCAAACGTAAAAAAATTAATTCAACACTTTAAAAGTGAAGGTTATTTTATGAACAGATCATTACATTTATGTGGTTCTGTTGTACAAGAAATTTTATCAAATGGTCTTATAAATTATGACATAACATATTTAATGACAGGTATTAACAGAGTTCAATTAAATTTTAATTTGAAACAATCACATATAAACATAATTAAATTTTTTTCTTTTATTAATAGATATCCTAATCCATTTATTTTACAAATTAATGATAATAACAAACCTTTTATTAATGCAATAATTCCTTATGTAAATGAAGATAGATTTCATTTTTTATTTGATATATCTAATGATATTAAAGAAATTCCTAAGCCAATAGAAGGTAGGATTTGTGGTTGGACAGGTGGTTTAAGTCCTGACAATTTGGAACAAAAACTAATTCAATTGGAAGAACAATTACCAAAAGATTTAGGAATTTGGATTGATATTGAAACAGGTGTGAGAACTGATGATTACTTTGACCTTTCAAAAGTAGAAAAATGTTGTGAAATTATTAATAAATTCAATTATATTAAAAGATGATTTAATAAAAAAGAAAATAATTAAAAAAAAATTAAATCTATACAACTTTAATATTAAATTTACGTATAACTTAAATAAGTGAAAATACTTATTATGACAAATATAAATTTACAATATATAAAAACTGTACTTTTAGCAGTGGTTTTAAGTGTATATGCTTTTACGCTGCAAGCTCAAGGTGTTATGTGGACCAAACAATTTAAAGGAACTGGTCAGGCAAATCCGACGGAAGTGATTCAAGATGAAAGTGGAAATTACTATGTTTATGGTAATTTTAATGGTGAGATAAAAATTGACACAGTTGTGGTTAATGCTGTGGCGTTACAAGATGTTTTTGTTGCAAAATTTAATGGTCTTGGTCAATTACAATGGTTTAAAACAATTGCAGGAATTGGTACAGAAAGTGCATATGGAATGAAATTTTCGAGAGATAAAAGTTTTATTTATTTATCAGGAGTTTTTAGTAATACTACATCGTTTTTTAATCAAGATAATTTATTAAATAATGGTGGAAACGATATTTATTTGTGTAAAATAAATTTAAACGGAAATTTAATTTGGACAAAAAATGTAGCTTATGGGTCAACGCATCAAATGGGTGGGTATTTTGATATCGACAATAATGGGAACATCATTATGGTTGGACAATTTACTTCATCCGTTATTTTTTATGATGATTTGTATGATATTACATTGACAGTGGATGATCCATATCAAAAACAAAGTTTTATTGTAAAATTTGATGCAAGTGGCTATCCGCAATGGTCTAAACTTTTTTATGGCACTTCTGATGTTAATTATGTAAGAAATGTGTCATTGATAGGCAATGAATATTTTTTGTCTGGACAAGCAACCGGGACCATTCAATATGATGAAAAACCAATAATTACTATTAATTCAAGTTATAAAAATGGTTTTATAATGAAAACAGATGCCAATGGAAATTTTGTTTGGATAAGAAAAATATTAACTACGAATAACGATTTATATGTCATTAAACATACTTCTGATATAAATGGTGATCAGTATATAGCAGGGAAATTTGCAGCATACCGTATTAAATTCGATTCTACACTTACCGATACATCCAAAAAAATTTATTATAACACATCAAATGGGACATACGATTTGTTTGTGGCTAAATATAGCAGGAGTGGTTCATTGCAATGGGTCAGACTTTATGGTAGTAATAAAGATGAAAATGTAATTAATATTACTCATTCAAACGGTCAAGTAATGTTTACAGGATCGTATGGTTCTAATATTAATTTTGGTACTATATCATTAGATTATAAAGCACAAAGCGACGGATTTTTAGCTATAATGGATTTAAACGGTACTATATTAAATGCACTAAATGTGAAGGGCAAATTAAATGAAATCGGCAATTCTGCATATTTTAGCAATACAGCTAGAAATTATGTTTGGTTAGGTGAATTTTTTTCAGATACAGCTACAATTAGTTCTACAAATATTATCAATGATTTACCTACTAAAAGAGATGGTTTTGTTTTTAGGTATGGATGTTTTGATAGTGTAAGTTTTGCCATTACCAAAGTAACTTGCACCGGTCTTAATAATGGAAGTATAACAGCTAATCCTTCGTTTGGTAGTGAACCTTATACATATTTGTGGAGTAATAATTCAACAAGTCAAACGATATCAAATTTAGCAGCTGGTAATTACACTGTAACAGTTGTTGGTGCAAATAACTGTGAATTGGTTGAAACGGTATCGTTGTCTCAAATACCTTTATTGACAGCTGAAATTATAAATATTCAACATATTGCATGTTTTGGAGGAACCACAGGTTCTGCTACAGCTAATCCAATAAATGGAAATCCGCCTTATACTTATAAATGGTCTAATGGTAAAACGACTCAAACAATTACTAATTTAGCCGCAGGAACATATAATGTTACGATAACCGACCAATGTGGAACAAAAGCAACAGCACAAGTTACTATTACTCAAGCATCAAAAGTTGATGCCTCTGTTACATCTACACCTTCTACATGTAGAGGGGGAAATGATGGTACTGCAACAGCAACTCCAATTGGAGGTATGATTCCTTATACATATAATTGGACTAATGGACAAACAACACAAACTGCTATTAATTTATTAGGAGGTAATACATATAAAGTAACTGTTAAAGATGGTTGTCAAAATTCAGTAGTAAAATCTATTACAATATCTCAACCTTTAGCTTTAAACGGAACTGTAATTACATATGCTTCTTCGCCATGTGTTCCTACCGGTATAGCTATTGCTACAGGTACTAATGGAACTCCACCATATACATATAAATGGAATACTGGAGATACAACAGCATCAATTTCAAATCTATCAGCGAATACTGCATATACCGTTACTATAAAAGATGCTTGTAATGCATCAAAATCAATAAGGAAAACAGTTGGTTCAAAAGTTATTAATATTTCAACTACTGTAACGTGTACTCCAACCGGTAGTTGTCAAGGTTCTATTAAAGCAAATGTTACTGGTGGAGATGCTCCTTATACCTATTTATGGAACAATGGTCAAACATCGCAAACAGCTGTAAATTTATGTAAAGGATATTATAGAGTTACTGTAACAGATGCTAATGGATGTACTAATAGAAAAACCGGAATTTATGTTGGAAATTGTGCAAAATCATTTATGATTGAAGATGATACAAATAGTGATAATGATTATGAAGAATTGACAAACATAATAAACGTTTATCCAAATCCGGCAAACGATGTATTAACAATTCAATTACCAGATGAAGAATTAGACTGTGATTTTGAATTTGAAATGTATGATATGATAGGAAATAAAATCTTTGAAAAGAAGTTGGAAAATGCTTTTGGACAAATAAATTTAGATATTCATCATCTATCAGAAGGGATATACATTGCTAAAATAAAATTTGGTGAAAATGTTTTAAGTCAAAAAATTATAATCAGCAGGTAAATTAATCCAATAACTTTTTATAAATCATTGCTAAACCCTGAATAGTTTCAAACTATTCAGGGTTTCTTTTTTATTAAAAATCCAACCTTGAATATAATTTCGAACTATTCAGGGTTTATTTTTTTTTATTAAAATCCATTTTCAATCATTAATATATAAAAGAAAAATAAGTTAATATTATGGCAAAAAGATGGAAATGGGTTAGATCAATCCTAGTAAATGCTGGTCATTACACTACTGTTAGTTCACTTGCTAATGTTACTATTTTAAGTATTATTGGTGATGAAGAAACAGGTTATTTGTACTGGAGAGATGGCTCAATTAATTATAGAGCACGTATTACTGACACTTCTGCTGAAGTAATCAGCTAATATTTTAACATTTAAGAAATTTAAACCTACTTGGAATAATATATAAAAATAAAATTATTCTAAGTAGGTTTTACATTATGATTACTTTTGATAAACAAATAAAAAATCTTTTTAAAGACTATAAAAAACGTGAAAAAGAATTAGAATTAATTGATAATAATATAAATCAATTAATCATAGATATGAAAGAACGTCATAAAATTTCTTTTATCATATCTGCTTACAAATCAGAGAATTTTATTGAAGAATGTTTAAATTCTATTGAAAAAGTAGAAGGTTTGTATTATTATGAAATATTAATTGGTATTGATAATTGTATAGAAACACTTAATAAAATTAAAGAAAAAAATTACAAAAATCTTAAAATATTTTGGTTTACTAAAAATGTTGGACCTTATGTGGTTAAAAATACACTCGTAAAACAAGCTAAATTTAACACCATTTGTTTTTTTGATTCAGATG
This Ignavibacteria bacterium DNA region includes the following protein-coding sequences:
- a CDS encoding PKD domain-containing protein, which produces MKTILFLFFMLINSLLFAQHDHHNQKKCTHNHKVKSVNDTTIKVVQTFLRDDNAGEAIIIQRYRNDTLADKWLKEYIQRSRNKVTENIYLKGTKASGCSNLDFENGNFSNWTCQTATNYNYPAGDASPSPETAWAGTAPVANRHVITNAASGNDPYGNFPMLAPNGGSFSVKLGNNDYNYEAEQLIYTFFVNPQDTNFIYKYAVILEDPGHTWVEQPYFELKIYDGNGQIIPCSYQQYVSGGSIPGFFDSPSNSSVKCKSWTTVGLNLGPYIGQTITLIVTSADCAQGGHFGYGYIDFICPSSFTSTPNVYCNNVTSATLTVPDIDPGMNFQWSTGETTPSITINPQNYDGSNVSVYIQSPTSIGLCGFYYLFPIEVVQLNPEFNTTTNCLTVNFSDLSSVTGTTISGWSWDFGDGQSSTLQNPIHTYTTAGDYNVTLTITAGGCQNSISHHVTVSGLSISVSSTNPLCYGQNGSATVTASGSGSYSYTWSTTPPQTTATANNLPPGTYTVSVTEPGGCNNTASVTITQPPQMQLSTNQTNVSCYGFNDGSATVNVSGGTGTYTYQWSNAQTSSTATNLAANSYTVTIKDANNCSITASVTITQPPQFTITASASPGSICPGASSTLTANGAVTYAWDNGLGNGNPQMVSPANTTAYHVTGTDATGCTATATVSVVVYTPPTISISGNNSICQGQSTMLTAGGATSYVWDIGNNLASVNVSPLATTTYQVTGTDANGCTNTATYQVTVIPIPNANAGADVIQCGLTYNLSATPSIGQGIWSSPQNVIINPVNNPNATLTVNQTGQYILIWTENNQGCIDADTVLINLTRYPTSEFTADTIPCAGNNSMITFTGFAEGNSVYTWSWDGGNAIPGTGVGPHIVNWNSNGIHNISLIVSTNGCASPPTIVQIYNPTPLSTSLTKTDILCHSDANGTVDLTVTGGRLPYSYQWNNGAPTEDLLNIPSGIYTVTVTDASGCTKTDGITVNQPTQLVASVTPTQYICIGQPAYLSITATGGTPSYQYFWNGQSSNPSIAVYPEVTTTYTASVVDANSCSSNLLSTTVYVAHPLHVNLLVNTDHVCPGDPVMLTPVIWGGVGPPYIIYNQDGDIVTPPIYVYPNQSGWYSVRIEDACGSWDTSNVFIHVWPLPPASILADTLQGCVPLMVHFIEVNPDSGQTYLWNFGDQSNLSLSKNPIHTYNTPGTFDVTITVTSNHGCKTMVVYNDMITVWPKPNAAYVWSPEVVTEIKPVFNFTNMSTGASWYQWMFGDGDSSSVVNPEHRYPGKGNYETQLVSISNKGCTDTTKAIIKILEQYTFYAPTAFSPDGDRNNDFFYIVAHGIKEDGFYLEVYDRWGEIIWSTKQYSKIYERSEKWDGRAKNHEIVPIGTYTWRAVFRDSFDKSHEEVGAVSIIR
- a CDS encoding T9SS type A sorting domain-containing protein, which encodes MTNINLQYIKTVLLAVVLSVYAFTLQAQGVMWTKQFKGTGQANPTEVIQDESGNYYVYGNFNGEIKIDTVVVNAVALQDVFVAKFNGLGQLQWFKTIAGIGTESAYGMKFSRDKSFIYLSGVFSNTTSFFNQDNLLNNGGNDIYLCKINLNGNLIWTKNVAYGSTHQMGGYFDIDNNGNIIMVGQFTSSVIFYDDLYDITLTVDDPYQKQSFIVKFDASGYPQWSKLFYGTSDVNYVRNVSLIGNEYFLSGQATGTIQYDEKPIITINSSYKNGFIMKTDANGNFVWIRKILTTNNDLYVIKHTSDINGDQYIAGKFAAYRIKFDSTLTDTSKKIYYNTSNGTYDLFVAKYSRSGSLQWVRLYGSNKDENVINITHSNGQVMFTGSYGSNINFGTISLDYKAQSDGFLAIMDLNGTILNALNVKGKLNEIGNSAYFSNTARNYVWLGEFFSDTATISSTNIINDLPTKRDGFVFRYGCFDSVSFAITKVTCTGLNNGSITANPSFGSEPYTYLWSNNSTSQTISNLAAGNYTVTVVGANNCELVETVSLSQIPLLTAEIINIQHIACFGGTTGSATANPINGNPPYTYKWSNGKTTQTITNLAAGTYNVTITDQCGTKATAQVTITQASKVDASVTSTPSTCRGGNDGTATATPIGGMIPYTYNWTNGQTTQTAINLLGGNTYKVTVKDGCQNSVVKSITISQPLALNGTVITYASSPCVPTGIAIATGTNGTPPYTYKWNTGDTTASISNLSANTAYTVTIKDACNASKSIRKTVGSKVINISTTVTCTPTGSCQGSIKANVTGGDAPYTYLWNNGQTSQTAVNLCKGYYRVTVTDANGCTNRKTGIYVGNCAKSFMIEDDTNSDNDYEELTNIINVYPNPANDVLTIQLPDEELDCDFEFEMYDMIGNKIFEKKLENAFGQINLDIHHLSEGIYIAKIKFGENVLSQKIIISR